The proteins below are encoded in one region of Shimia isoporae:
- a CDS encoding amino acid ABC transporter ATP-binding protein, producing the protein MSELMSDREIDRSKMHVGSEVAIQITNMNKWYGSFHVLRDINLTVHEGERIVIAGPSGSGKSTLIRCINRLEEHQSGDIIVDGTELSNDLKNIDKIRSEVGMCFQHFNLFPHLTILENCTLAPIWVRKTPKKEAEEIAMHFLEKVKIPDQALKYPGQLSGGQQQRVAIARSLCMKPRIMLFDEPTSALDPEMIKEVLDTMIELAEEGMTMLCVTHEMGFARQVANRVIFMDQGQIVEQNEPEEFFNNPKSERTQLFLSQILGH; encoded by the coding sequence ATGTCTGAACTTATGTCTGATCGCGAAATCGACCGCTCCAAAATGCACGTGGGCAGCGAAGTCGCCATTCAAATCACCAACATGAACAAGTGGTACGGGTCGTTTCACGTGCTGCGCGATATCAACCTGACGGTTCACGAAGGTGAGCGTATCGTTATCGCCGGTCCGTCCGGTTCCGGTAAATCCACGCTGATCCGTTGCATCAACCGTCTGGAAGAGCACCAGTCGGGCGACATCATCGTGGACGGCACGGAGTTGTCCAACGATCTCAAGAACATCGACAAGATCCGTTCAGAAGTTGGCATGTGCTTCCAGCACTTCAACCTGTTCCCGCATCTGACGATCCTTGAGAACTGCACGCTGGCGCCGATCTGGGTGCGTAAGACGCCCAAGAAAGAAGCTGAAGAGATCGCGATGCACTTCCTTGAGAAGGTGAAAATCCCGGATCAGGCTCTGAAGTATCCCGGTCAGTTGTCCGGTGGTCAGCAACAGCGTGTGGCGATTGCCCGTTCGCTTTGCATGAAGCCGCGTATCATGTTGTTTGACGAGCCGACCTCGGCACTTGACCCAGAGATGATCAAAGAGGTGCTGGACACCATGATCGAACTCGCGGAAGAGGGCATGACCATGCTCTGCGTGACGCACGAGATGGGCTTTGCCCGTCAGGTGGCGAACCGCGTGATCTTCATGGACCAAGGCCAGATCGTGGAACAGAACGAGCCGGAAGAATTCTTCAACAACCCGAAGAGCGAACGGACACAGCTGTTCCTGAGCCAGATTTTGGGCCACTGA